In Geminocystis sp. M7585_C2015_104, the DNA window AGGTTGGAAAAAGGACTAAGAATTTGGCAAAAGAGGGGCTACAAAATCATTTTAGAACCTTCTTGCCAGGCAAAAGCCGGCTATCTGGCGGGGGATGACCAGTTGCGACGACGGGCATTGGCGGCGGCTTGGAGTCATCCCCAGTGTAGGGGGATTGTGTGTGTGAG includes these proteins:
- a CDS encoding LD-carboxypeptidase, whose amino-acid sequence is MLLPPPLRQGDFLMAIAPSGRLREGERERLEKGLRIWQKRGYKIILEPSCQAKAGYLAGDDQLRRRALAAAWSHPQCRGIVCV